TGAAGAAACCACCACGATGATTGTTCAGGTAATAGAGTATCTCGTACTAGAGGTGAATTGGAAATAGTAAGTATTTAACATCtgagaaaaataatgtaaattttgATGTATTTTGGGTTGTCGAAAGGGTCATGTCTCTGCTTGTCCCTATGGGACCGCAACTTATGGATCTTATtgcattgaatattttttttctttcacttcaTATCTAGGCGGTTGATAACATTTTTAACACTATTTATTAACTTCAGTTAGACTTCTAAAGCTAGTCGGTTATAGGAAAATTGATGTGTGGACGCCGAACTGCTAGTAATGAACTGATCTACAATCTGTTCGGTATGTCTCAAGTATACAATTTTACTAAATTCGAGTCTTATTCTAGAAGTTTTATTTGCAGTCACGTTGGAAATTTGCAAATATCAAAATGTCAGTTAAGGCTCTATGCCTGATACCCTAACAGACTTAGCATccctttataaaatatgtgtgtagAAACCTTTGAACAAACCAATACTATATCGAACTTACCTCATTCTTCGGACACTTCGCATAGGTCTGCGTACAACTGCGCTCACCACCGCTGATGCCCAGCAAAGCCGCACGCCCATAAATGAGCGCAGGTGATTGAGCAGGAAAACCGGCAAGGAAGCTGCGAGCAGAAGACAAGGCATTTCATTAAGTACATAAATTTATGGTAGGCGAGAAAATCCAGcaatttaatgtaaattttaaatggaACAATATTTCGGGTAGTTCAATTCGGACCCCGGTAAGCTTTGAATTCAAAAGCAATCACTGCACGGCATTAGTGTTAATACCCCGTaacattaaaattgaattaCTCTTACCACAGGCACAAATTTCTTACAAGTATGCTGTAATACCTGCACATGTCTCTCCAACTCACGTGCCTTCTGCctcttcatacatacatatatttacttacttCGTTATTGCCGGCGACGTGACGAAGCCGGGCAATTGTCCACGTTGTGTTTGACTAGCAATCATATTGCACAGCACCTTCGGCACACATTCCAAGTCATCATTGCGTGCAATATTCTCTAAAGCTTTTATGAGTTGCATGTTCGGTGGACGTCCACCTCCACCGAGCGGCCTAGTACCAGTTAATGCATGTAACAGtccgccaccaccaccattgCCACCCAAAAGCAGATTAGTGAACTGTGGTGCATACTGTTGTGTGCCGGTGAAGAATGAGGCCAAGGTGGCCAAACCGCCCATACCAGCACTGCCAGTTGAAGGCTGTTGCGGACGCTGAAACTGCGGTGGTGGTGGACGATAGCTTGGTGGTGGTGGGTATTGCTGAGGAGGTGGGTAGCTCTGCGAAGGTGCATAGTTATCGGAAGGTGCATAGCTCTGTGAAGGTGGGAAGCTCTGTGAAGGCGGGAAACTCTGTGAAGGCGGGAAGCTCTGTGGCTGCTGGTAATTTGGTCCAGAGGGGTAGAGCTGTGGTGGTCTTTGTCCACCACTCAAAGCTGACTGCAATGTTTGTGGTGGCGGTATTTCACCCAATTGATACTGATTGTAATTGTTGTCGTAGGTTGGTGGACGTCTTATCGGCTCATTGCCTTGCGGGTAGTAAGTTGCGCCTTGTCGTACAGGTGTTGGTGGCCGTGCGGGTGCTGTTGGTGGCGCTGGCGTTACATACAAGATGTCATTGCTGTAATGTGGCGGTGGACGCTTGTAATAGCCACCATCACCACCTTTACCACCTTGCAAATAATTACCAAACTTGTTTGCATAATTAGAAGACGTCAACTCTGGTCTGCCCGTCTTAATGGCTGTCGCTGTTGGGGTCGTCTCCGTTACATATGTTGATTGCTGTTGGTAATTTGGTGGGTTGTCTTGTCGTTGCGGTGATTGGAAATTCGATGTTTGCTGTTTATAGTAACTGGGCGGTGGGTAATCATGCGAATCGTAGGAAATCTTTGTACCTTCACTTGGCGATACACCCAATTTACCCTCGAACGAACGTTCGGTTTGTGTTTCACCATCACGTCGATTGTAGTCGACGCTGGTCGGCGGTGAGGTTACGCCAACTTCAAAACGATTGCCAGTATACACCGGCCGATTGTAAGACGGCCTCACTTGCTCGTCGAATACATATCCTGGTCGTTTAGTTTCGCCACCCTCTAAGGCAAATTGTGGTCGCTGTTGATTGTATATGGGCGAGGAGTGCTCGGCACCCACAACCAACATAGATTGTACGGTGTACTCTTGCGGTCTGCTCGCCTCGGCATACTGCGCTTGTTGGTATATCGGCTCTGGTGGCGGTGGCCGAtagtgctgctgttgttgttgtctttggcTGGTGTTGATCTTATTAGTGTAAGGGTCACGATAGATCAGTATGGGTGTAGTGTGTAATTGCGCGGGCACAAGCGTTTGCTGCGTggtcgtttgttgttgtttagcgCCGCTGTAAAGATACTTTTCGATATTCGCATTGTTACTGACTAACGCGGCGGCAAAAGGCGCCTGCTCTGTTTCACGTGGAAATGCGAATTGCTTATCGTCTTTATTGTAAGTGGCCAAACCATAAGGTCCACCTTTACTGATATGCTGTGCATGGTAGTTGGGTTCGAGGTAACTGGGCGGATATTGCTTGAGTGTTGATTGTGCGTCGGAGGGCGTAAACGAGATTATTTGTGAGGGTCGAAAGTTGGTGTTATCAGTGTTGGATTGGCGACGCTCAATCTTGTCGGTGGCAGTTGATATTACCTCTGTTACCTCGGATAACAGTTGAGACGGTCGAAAGTCTTCATTGTAGGGCGCCGAATAACTGGAAGTGGAGTGTGGATAATAATTTGAGTgattaataaagttttattgatttaaaaataaccaTTATAGTGTTGAAAAATATAGGTTCtcctttaaataataattttgtagtgcaatggtcgagagatcgttgaagatatgcctcgttctagatgaccttcgacctcttcaaaatattaaaatattaaaaaagtgaaggtgGGCGTAATCGGAAGGTTACCACgctaaacaaaaactaaactcacAAAAAAATGGttcgaaaacataaaatatctaaaaaggTATGAAAAGGCTACAATGGTATCGGTATCAATATTGGAAAATAGGCATAACACTGCCCATCTTTAATGAAATCCCACACCTTAAGAACTGGTCGAGCAACTTGAGCTAAATTCGGACGAAATATGACCACAAGCATACTTTCtatgtataacattttttattccttaTTCTTCCACTTTACCATATACAAATCAAGCACCAAGTCTAAAATTGATCTTATTCGGATCTATAATGGTCTATAATGGTTTTGTTGGGTTAGGTATAAGAtcgctttttattattttagtgtcTACAGTTCTTGAAATTATCaatggtattttaaattttattttcactttgcttaggaggatggagtcatgtgtagaagttcacgcaagtgaggaaagttctctgatcgccattcacttgggagttgccagaaacgattcttttacatatgattcaagcagctcacgacttccggtctttgaccaagtatcctctgggtagcctaagaacatccttcaaacgaactaaagtgagaaggcgaaatatcccctacatagggttgtgcgctgggtttggggcccgccacgtaaaaaaacacccccagcgaataGTAACAACCAACCTCGGATTACTTTCactttgctttacaaaaatcaaaaatctttgTAAGGTTacttttattatgtaaaataaaggTGTCTCGCAGTAAACAGATAGGCAAAACATATATagtatttcaataaaatcgacaattattttttaagaactaGCAGTAATCATCATCATGTGACAATCTCGTTAACTTTGAcagaaggattttattttttttttttaattaacaaaatggcggcctcagaaaatttttttctaaatttttgggaaaaaatcaacagttaattggtcttaaaaaatcgaaatttttgaaaaaaaaaattcttcgatcaggcccgagtttattatgtattctaaaagctacATACATGTCATTAAAATCtgctgagcggttttcgagttacagttgtcaccagttcaaaaaacatagttttgagaaaaacgcgtttaaagtttcacactagcgctttgaagtgcccgagctctctttgttatttatcgaataactcaaaaactaattatcggatcaacgtgaaattttcaaagaatattTCTAAGATATTACGCTTaacgaaaatgaaaagaagttaaccttttgaaaattttgactacccctaacccttTAAAACAAGATCACATTCCGTATTTTCATGAATTAAGTCGTGATTTAGACACTTGAAAGCAGGAAAACTTATTAAGATATCcaaggcaacaaaaaagttttgtagcgctgtttaatattgtatatcATTTAATATGGTATACATGTTCCTTCCGACGTTTCTTCAACTATCTACTTTCAACTAATAATCTCTTGTGTTTTTGCAACTTCAAATTCAACCCAAAAGCTTTCTGTACCCTAATCATCACTAAATATCAGCAATAAATTCCTCAAAATGCAACTTTTGCCATTACTCATTATGCGCTCATCACGTCTTATtgcatgtacacacacacaacaaacaCTTACCTCTCATAATCTGCGATTGCACCCACATTGCCACCGCCACTCGCtgtttgcgttttgccgtcacCATCGCCCGTGCTGCCGGTGTTACGTATGCCCGCCACGTAGACGGCAAACGTTATAATTAGAATTGCAATTTGTTGCATACATTTTGGTGGTGAGTGCAACATTATAGCGAAAATGGTGCGCTACTTGGCTGTGTTAGGCTAGGCAGACGTGTAGAATTGCTGCGCTGAGAAAagaaagtagaagaaaaaaatatgaaaagaagttatattatataaaaaattagacaCATACTCAGGCAACACTTGGTGCTACTTGACTTTGAATTATTTCAGGCAATCAGACAGCAACCGCTGCCCACTCACACACTTGAGAGGCGGCGCAGCACGCGCCAAAGCAATTCACACTTCGTTGTCTGTCAGCAGTCTGCGCATATGCTATAGTTATACTCGAGCTTCTTTCTCTGCTAATattttgttactgttgttgttgcaaaaatgTTGCAGCAAATGTCAACGTTGCCGACGTCAGCAATTCATAAACATAAGCCAGCAGCAATTGCTGCTGCGACAAGCGTTGATAGTCTTTAACTAATGTGCTTATAAGCTGACTCCGTTCAGACGAGAGGGATTGTAGAGGTAAGTCGGTTGTGAGTTTAGGTTTAGGTATGTCTGCAATGCGTTGCGACTTGTCACCTCGCACTTGATTTGGTCTCCTTGAGTATATTATATCTAGAAATGcggaaaaattgcaatttttcttattttccgcGTGCAGTCCTTGGGGATccttgcacatacatatatacaaacacagaTATGTATTTAGCTCTAATGTTTAAGTTGCAGCGATTGTCACTAGTCGCTCCTCTACTTGCTTCTTTGCTTGTTTCAGTACCCGTGTCTCCACTCGATGGTCGCTTTAACTCACACTTCTCCGCTCGTCTCAACACTAGATCTATGTACTACTCGCACTTTTACTCAGTCTTACTCTACTACTCGCCTGTGAcaacctttttaattttatgatttctttCTTTCCTTCTCCGGCAGCTACTTGACAATTCTCACGTGCTCATCGGCGACAATAAATACTTTAGTCAATTCACCCGCAAGCTACGTATTTGCACCGACTCTTATTTGTCTGCTTGCCGCGTATTTGCATTGCTCGCTGCTAACACTGCTTTATGGATATCGGGAGGTTTTCACCAACCTCCGCTTTTagcgcaaatttaatttttcctgaTTATGCAACGTCACAGCATTCCTTGGCTGCCGTCGCGGCGTCTTTAGCGTCCTTAGCGGATTGTGTTGATTCGGTCTTCTACAGCGGCTGTAGGTGTGGGTTGTTGCCTGTAAAGTTGTCGCTATAATAAATGAAGAAGTCCGTTAAGTAGTGGAAATATTATGCGAGTATTATGAAAGTCATGGAGCCTAAAATAAGTAGGGGTGTTTAAGTGTGtttgtgcgtgcgtgtgtgtgtgacagctagtatcatagaaattattgcatgcaaattattcaaattatgtTGATTGAGTTGCGTTATGAGTGCTGTGACTGACTGTACGTGAGTTGTTTCTAATGAAAATGGTGGAGATCACAATTTTCGTAAGCAAGAGAGTGCCTCTTCTatcaactaaatatttttgttgtgttaGTTTAATCGAATTTTTACTGTATTTGTTCGTAAAAGTGTATTtcgaaacaattttattttcaatccaTAGACATTAGTACTTAATTTTCTACtaattttagtaaattaaaaatatattatgcaaTTCGAATGCAAACAACTATGTATTTACTGCTGAAATGGCGTTTGGTATGGGAGCtccgtggcgtatgagtaacatataCAAATCATACATACTATagcttaatatatacatataaacttgattaatttaaagaaattatacgCCTATTTCACTTTTTGGAACGGTTATAAAACAATAACCTTCCTAAATACCGTTTTTCgttaacacacaacaacaactctaCAGTAAGTGGTAAATATTTGTCAACAAACAACCGCTTACATAAGCACCTGCTTATCCGCTTCAAAAGCGCATCTAAGCGCGTTCGAATTGAGAAATAACATTTTGGATATGAATCTTAAAGCTAGTTGTTTTGTGTAAtctagtaaaaaataaatttttcaaatacgaAGCTTATACTGAATTAATTACTCTCCATTATGATGTAAGAGTCAAGGAACTATATATACGTCTTTGTAACTTTCACATTTTACCGGTTTccaatagggatgatatgatttctaattgTCGTTTCGgcttttttaatatgtcatgatctgtaattcttttcattgtattcagtaatgtttataatttcatcatggaaagatatacgcaatagcaacgtttacaaattattcaatttattgaaCTGCGAATAAGAAAAAGAACCGCTCGAGGTATTGAATATATTGATGCtcttcaggcaagtgttgctgaagaccgcaatttgtcgattccaaggcATTCTCAAAAAATGGGGCTGTGTCAAAGGAAAACCTGATATCATTATATGGGGAATGGGGAGACATCATTTTATGGGCGATATTGGGGCAGAGAAAAGGACGGActgatttcattaatttggaTATTGTTCAGATATTCTTGGAAACATATTTTCATAAggacttttttaaataaataactcaCACACAGATCGTCTTATTCTTCATAAAggttattttttgttagaaaaattgaaaatcattttatatatatgtatatggagtGAGGGGTAGTAACCGCatgattttatctatttttattaatacaatataCTATTATCACtccacatactaataaaatgtttccCGGTTAACTCACATACCATCACCCTTCATATGGAGTGAAGTCAGCCGGATACtccacaattttaatattagtttatATGGGGCTAGGTCGAGTTTTC
This genomic stretch from Bactrocera dorsalis isolate Fly_Bdor chromosome 5, ASM2337382v1, whole genome shotgun sequence harbors:
- the LOC105224186 gene encoding uncharacterized protein LOC105224186 gives rise to the protein MLHSPPKCMQQIAILIITFAVYVAGIRNTGSTGDGDGKTQTASGGGNVGAIADYESYSAPYNEDFRPSQLLSEVTEVISTATDKIERRQSNTDNTNFRPSQIISFTPSDAQSTLKQYPPSYLEPNYHAQHISKGGPYGLATYNKDDKQFAFPRETEQAPFAAALVSNNANIEKYLYSGAKQQQTTTQQTLVPAQLHTTPILIYRDPYTNKINTSQRQQQQQHYRPPPPEPIYQQAQYAEASRPQEYTVQSMLVVGAEHSSPIYNQQRPQFALEGGETKRPGYVFDEQVRPSYNRPVYTGNRFEVGVTSPPTSVDYNRRDGETQTERSFEGKLGVSPSEGTKISYDSHDYPPPSYYKQQTSNFQSPQRQDNPPNYQQQSTYVTETTPTATAIKTGRPELTSSNYANKFGNYLQGGKGGDGGYYKRPPPHYSNDILYVTPAPPTAPARPPTPVRQGATYYPQGNEPIRRPPTYDNNYNQYQLGEIPPPQTLQSALSGGQRPPQLYPSGPNYQQPQSFPPSQSFPPSQSFPPSQSYAPSDNYAPSQSYPPPQQYPPPPSYRPPPPQFQRPQQPSTGSAGMGGLATLASFFTGTQQYAPQFTNLLLGGNGGGGGLLHALTGTRPLGGGGRPPNMQLIKALENIARNDDLECVPKVLCNMIASQTQRGQLPGFVTSPAITNFLAGFPAQSPALIYGRAALLGISGGERSCTQTYAKCPKNEYEILYYLNNHRGGFFKFFSEAEEQKPSVAQQTQSSSSSGGTSLFSLLSALTGADPPVTTTTPRPTPPPTVASFDITQGIGNFFSNILSEYISGVEYQRRSSRAKRAIKFEDENQKTEEGRLKFPTDVDTEDFHDEEDDEDTQDGVDFDDDEHTNEANESAEYGDTQGRVVFKSGEHETHFFPENEAREIDERLKDIYLQEVINKFNAAKSERKLKFPAETDSKVEASEAYDEAVKAGVENYAYENGRPDSVVHFRDDENPNGSVYYNVEQTRPTRRGKAVVFENNNENLNYTPLRQPREEFDVAYEPQSGKRIIFPDHYEKHIRKGKILNRPILYASNYDDYMQNAEADRFVVSDSHRPEYNSIPDNADNSINYDDKPLGPIYISATSSQQQNTVSSTNVHVYNDNRLHYNRGADTYTPSRPTSYYDTHTSAADYNSNRYSAANSSANRKRRPYYSSSSSSSSSNQYDYPNKNYVSNNRYGSRYQTTRYTTTTRSPRGSDNDHNIYVTNAQGVTTHYITPDGRKVYI